From the Cryptomeria japonica chromosome 2, Sugi_1.0, whole genome shotgun sequence genome, one window contains:
- the LOC131042111 gene encoding blue copper protein-like yields the protein MALRIAAMAALLVLCVSYHSAEATDYTVGDAQQWGFGVNYTTWASSKTFLVGDTLVFTYANGAHDVLEVQKSAYDSCATSNPTKQYTDGNTRISLTSSGTRYFICGITGHCSGGMKVAVTVSAGTSTTPSAPSPSTKTAPGPTSAGHMSQLKDVLVLLLGSLIMSLILA from the exons ATGGCACTTCGGATTGCTGCCATGGCGGCTCTGTTGGTTCTGTGTGTATCTTATCATTCTGCAGAGGCCACCGACTACACGGTGGGAGACGCCCAGCAGTGGGGTTTTGGTGTAAACTATACCACCTGGGCTTCCTCAAAAACATTCCTTGTGGGCGACACCTTGG TGTTCACCTATGCAAACGGAGCGCATGACGTGTTGGAGGTGCAGAAGTCGGCTTATGATTCGTGCGCCACAAGTAACCCAACGAAGCAGTACACAGATGGAAACACAAGAATTTCATTGACAAGCAGTGGGACAAGGTATTTCATCTGTGGAATTACAGGCCACTGTAGTGGTGGTATGAAGGTGGCAGTCACCGTTTCAGCCGGTACTTCCACCACTCCCTCCGCCCCATCTCCCTCAACTAAGACTGCGCCAGGACCTACCAGTGCAGGACACATGTCACAGTTGAAGGATGTGTTGGTGTTGCTGTTGGGCTCTCTTATTATGTCTCTCAtcttggcttaa